TATTCTGACACATTTTTGCTCTATGATGCATTTTTTTTGGTAACCTATGTATAAGCAATTTGtacttctttcttctctaagaCCCTCTATAAGACTTCTCAAGAGACTGTCATAGACTTTTTTCTAAATCTGTAAGTGCCGCaagtaaatccttttgtttatctctagATCTATCCATCAGGTgcctcaacaagtatatatcTTCCATTGTTGActaccaagcatgaaaccaaattgccTTTGGTTCCTttcaatgaataaataatatttcttattaatgaaaaaaattagtgagattaaggctttgTTAAGCCTTCGATCTGAGGCCTGGCTTTTCTAGAATTATAGAGATCCGAGAGAGAGGAATAGAGAAGGAGGGAGAATtcaaatagagaaagagagggaaagagagattttagagggaaagaattatGTATTGTCACAACATAATTCCCATCCTCTTACATgatagccttttataggctctTCCTTTCAGTTGTGAAGCATAACTGAACGGGTACAATCATGTATGGCTGTAACTAACAGTTACAAGTAGTCTATGCATTACACCCAATTTACTGATTTATCCCTAGGGTCATAACAGGCTTGTGAATGTTTGTTGTTGCGaatcaagaaacaaaaatttgttGCTCTGCCACTCCATTACACAAAACTCAAGTAGAGAACTCCAAATATTATGTTAAACGACACCCAACTACTTAATTAGTGGCACAGATGAGGATGAGATCCAAACATCCCAGTTACATGGCCCCTTAGAATTCCTCACCCAGGATACTGTTTGCCCAGATTGCACCTAACTCTctggaagcttcaaggaagaaGTGAACTTGGTAGATAAGCCATATAGCAAAAAAGAAAGGCCAGGCAGCCATCATTTTTATCTCATTCATAGTCAGCATTCAAACGATCATTGCCAAATGCCATTTGTATTGATTTAGGAAAAACATAGCAAATAGTTGTCTTTCCAGATCTATCTTGttccttttttaaaaataaaataaaaagtaaagaaaaactATCTTGTGCCTATCCCCACTGTACTGACTGGTGTAATCCTATAGTGCATACAATTGTTGTTTGAATTCCACCCCCTTCTCTTTTAATAATACCTCaaacagtgttctaaaaggcgctaggcgctagtcgggcggcAAACTggcgcctagcgcctaggccgCCTAGGCACCGCCTAGGCGGGGACTAGGTGGGgcctaaaaaattgaatatatatattttttttcttaatattctCCCTGCTGCAACAAGCAGCAAGTTGGTGCTACTTGTTGCAGCAAGCAGCAACGCAAACTTGCTGCTGCAGCTTCTTCAATgttttttactaaataatcggaggcggaggaagatggatacaaACCAGAGGAAGACGAGATCGGCGACGAGAGATAACAGCCAACAGATGAGATTGGCGGCGACGAGAGAGAATGACCAACAGGTGAGGTCGGCGGCGACGAGAGAGCaggaccaagagaagagatcgaTGGCGGCAGCGAACGACCAAGAGGAGAtcgaaggcgagagagagagagagaggacccgTGATGAACGaccagagagagagggaaaggggaaatagagaaagggaagggggaAATAAGGTTAACCCAGGACGCGCATGACCTAGGCGGTCCAAGCCGCGCGCAACCCAGGCGGCCACCGTGGCCCGAGAGTCAGACTGGCGCCTAGGGGTGCCGACCAGCCCTAAATCGCCGCGGCTAGCGGCCGCCCAACACCTAGGCGGCCACCTAGGCCGAATTTTCGAACACTGACCTCAAAACAGCTTCCTTTCacccaaaaattgaaaaagaagggCACTTCTGCACAAGGGGAAAGGAAAATTGTAACATAAAATTGACACTGATAATTCAAACAGTTTGATAAGAGAAAAGACTACTAAAATACCTAGTTTTGGAAACAATTAGAGTGTAGTGCAAGTGGTAAGCTCTGGCTCTTAAAAACAAGGTTTACTTGCTACAACTAAGAGATTATGTAGCCTGTGTATGACAAGTAAATAGACTTGAATATCCTGGTTTATCCTCCAAATTAACAACAATGATAACAAGTATACcttaaaattcacaaaatagCTCATTGTGGACTATCAAGCTACTGCTTGTTCAGCCATAAACACTATTCAACTTAAACTTAACACATGTTCATAGACAAAAACTAAAAGCCAGACAAGACCATTTATATGTTATTAGTTAAGCGCTAAAGTGTGCCCATGAATCAAACTCAAGTTTCACTTTGATTCAATGTCTAATGGATTGaataattttaactataattGTACATCTTCCTTCTGTCTTTTATTGCGTTTTGAAAATAATACACGAGGCAAAACGAGATTTTGGTTCTCTGAATGCCAGTCAACAACCAAAGTTAAAATCTCAACacaataaaaaggaaagaagaataaaagaaggAACAAGAGAGAGATGCAAATTATGTAGATGGCGGAAGAGAGAAACCCTAAAATACAGTATATCCCTTAAACCCCTGTATTTATATTAGAGACAAACTATGCATGCTCCTTAAAGCTGATGATATCAGAAGCTATTCTGTCAAGTGTACATGAGACTTAAATGCAACAGTAAACAGATTGTTCGAGTTACTTAAAAGGAATATGTGAAACCAAGCAGCAGTTCAGCAGTTCCATGACATGGATAACATAATCATAAAgcaacaattaaataaatcaatgtGGAACTTCAGAGGGGTAATACTTAAATCGTACTACTTCAAGATCTCACCTTAAAAGCATTGGAAATTGTTGAATTCATTTTATCAAGAACTAAACCTCCTGCTATTGTGCCCAATATTCCACAGACAATTGTAATCCCACCAAAAACCATATCTGCATTTCTCTGCCAAAAGTTCCAAagtttaaaacaaaatgaattaATTCAATTGTTTTAGCATCTCACACATCAAGAAATATAAATGTTTTAGCATCTCAAAAGTTGTTCAAATTATACcatgctatatatattataaccaGCTTTCGGTCCCCAATATGAATATGCTCCTATAACAAAATTGTACGAAATGTAACCTGCAAAAACCAATTCATGATATAAGAATCAGTACAAGCAATGGAATATAGCACATAGTTACTAAAGTAACACATTTTATATCACACAGTGTAAACCTAAATGACAGGTTAACAGTAGTTAGATGTCATACATATGAGCAAATTAAAGGATCAACTTAAAACTTATCTATAGTAACTTTTCTACATCAAAAAGCTAGCACTAAAGCTTGCTGTAAGATTATGGAATGGCATATACCTAGAACATTAACGACATAAACCTTTTCAAGTAAAAGCACTTTCATATCTTTCAAAAATCTTGATAACTGATCCAGGTTCACATATCTACATCTTGACCTGCATCAAAATTATATCCAACACAATCAAATCCAGATTCCTATCTTACTGAGTATGCATAGTTGCCACAGCAAGGTTAAAAGCATGAATCCTTACAACACAGATGCCAATTGCATGAAGAAGGCGCAGCATAAATTCAAGTCAAACAAAATtctaacataaataatttatcacGAGCACATAGAGCAGAGTCCTCACTTGGAAGGTCCTTTCAAGCTTTGATCAGTCACCTCTACCTTAATGGAGAGCATGTCAACTTTACTAGTTGAGTCATCTGTTGTTATAAGAAGTACCAACCAAGTCTTAAgggtaagaaaaaatattataactcaaataattaataatgagaaAAGTTTGAAGCTACAATCCTTGGTATCACTGACGAACTCATATTCAAATTGGAATCACTTGACAGGAGGAGAAACCTTTCTGGTTGATATGTCTAACATAAAAACTTCAGCTTTGGTAAAAAGATGAAGCATCACTAGTAACAATTCACACGCAATTGATCACTTAACTATGATTGATCTCATACACAATGATACTCCATcatcattttataaaagaaacatattttcttttaactagaacaaaaaaatatattttctggattaaaatatgtttataattagGATTTAGGAGAATCTTTTAAGAAGCCAAAGAAGGAGCAACTACACAAATGCCAGACACTCCTTCAATTTGTCAAAATAACCTATTTATTCAACATAATAGAATACAAAATAGATTAATAATTTCTCCTTTTTATTTCTGTAAGTAGAGACAGTGTCATATACGGTGCAAAAGCCTCTTACTTTTACTTCAGGCTCACACCTTGGCAATTAATATGTTTTACATAAGATTCAAGAATATATAATACCATGATACTATCAAATCCAAATCTAGTTTAATACACttgaagtttttctttttcatgtaaGTGGATCGAATCAGAATTTCCACCAGTTAAGTTTTCCCATTGGTCATCATCATTATTCTATGCAGAGAAAATTGTCCAAGCCATTCAATGATATGTGCTTGCTGTATAAAGATTAAACGTAGATGTTCTTAACTGCACACATATCTCCACATTGttctataaattataattctgtGGTCAACAAAAAAGAGGAAAATGGCAACTTATTCTGGAAGCATTTCAACATGATAATCATAATATGCCACACCTTTAACTTCAGAGACAGCTCCCTCTATACCTGTCAATGCTTTTTTTGATTCAGCAGGAGTAAAACCTGCATCCAtgaattgcaaaaaaaaaaaaaaaaggcatatAAAGGCTAATaaataacaacaatcacaagcctttatcccaccatGTAGGACAAATgctaatagataatattttagaggaaaaaagaaagcaacatGCACCTTTCAACTGCAAGGGTTTCATTACAAAACCTAGAACAGCAAATGGAAACATCAAAATGGCCTCACCAAAGAATGCAAAACGCCAATTGAAATGGCCTCCAACctatagcaaaaataaaaatatgtttaagaaagaaatggaaaataccATTTGACTCAACTAAGTAGTATCAATAAGTGAAGTTGAAGGTAGATCCAATGCTTAGAAACAAATCAAGAGAATAGCCACATTGTTCATGCACATTGCAGTATCATTACACGTgtctaataaattaaaattttggggcaataaaatgttttatgagaaaaatatcaaatggaaTATAGCAATCAAGTAAGTTACTCACAAATCCACCATAAACATAGCCAAGTGCAACTCCAGCTGGTATACACATGTAAAATATTGCAAGCCATGCCGTTTTCTGATAAAAGGAAAGCATGTGAGTAGATGAAATGTTGCCAATGCAACATCTATTTGATATAGAGAAGCTATGAATAAAGTCAAAGCACAACGTCCAGGTCaatattggggggggggggggggggggggggaatgtgTATGCTAGAAGtcaaaataatagtaattacaATTGAAATCTCTGTAAAAATTATGAATCAAGTCTTTTTGCTTTTTAATCTTTCTGGATAAAACCAGCAGGGGGCATAGCACAATCTGGTCCTCCCATCTATTCTTTTGGATAACTATTTGCTCTTTCATGGCTTCATCATACCATATCTACTTCTGATGCTTAGACAAAGGCATTCTCAAGAAATATCCATTActacaataaaaagaaaaactaacaTGCAAGAGCTACACCTCAAGATATCTTGGTTTTGtatgattaaataaaagaaaaataaatacagTGACATGCTAAAATTTGACTCGATTATTTTGCACGAGAACCCAAAATTTTAAGTGGAAGGGGGCTGATCCCcaagaaagaagataaagaaaacaACATCCCATCTATGCAACACTAAAGGACAATAAAGCATTCTAACCATCAGTGAGCAACCAGTGTCAACCATAGGATGTTATATATCAAGCATAGTACAGAAAAGTAAGAACCTGAGTAACTGGAGCATTGTCATCAATGAAGGGGGCTGCAAGACTTATAAAAGAAGCTTCACCAACCCCAACTAGCCTAAAAATCATAGATGAAATTAAGGTCAGACCCCAAAGCAAGCTAATTATTGGACTGTCCCTTTATAGAACTAGGGAAACTTTAATATCATCCAAGTACTAACATACATGCGGCAGATAGTGATGGACCAGAAATCAAATGCTATGCCACAACCAGCAGTGGCCAAAGTCCAAACTGACAATCCAACTCCAATAAGTCTGAATGGATTGACGCTGCAAATTTTCATACACAAgtgaaaacataaacaaataACATTTATTGGAACAAGTCAAAATCTATTACCATGTCCCGAATGATTAAAAAGAAAGATTTCAATTCTGGATTCTAAATGGTATAGTTTGACACAGAGATGCCTAAGGTCAAATGTTTTCCAGAATTTAAGTTCCAGCATTATCAAGGAACAAGAAATTTAGGCTCCACTAAGATTAATCCAACACAAAAGCGCACAATCCAGAGGAAACCCAAAAGAAAGCTAGCCATAAAAGCACAAGCATTACACTATTCTCATTTTTCATGTCTTTGTTCATACTAAAATTCCTTGTTCatgcataataaaatttaaggaGTATACTTAATTGAACTTGTCCAATATGCAACAATGACCAAGTCTTTGTTCATACAAAAATTCCTTGTTcatgcataataatatttaagGAGCACACTGTCAAGCCTCATTGATGAGACTTGAACTTACAAAACAATtaggaaaagaagagagaagagagagagagagaatttgagaaggAAAGAATTCAATATCATTTCACAAATAAATTCCCATCCTCATGTGGctcagccttatataggctcttCCCCGCGGTTACAGCTAAACCGAGGGGCAGCATAGTAGTGCTAACAGCAACTAACTCTGTTGGTTCCCACCACACAATTGAATTtcagaaaaaaattacaataagacCCTTGGGTAGTGACATTCCCCCACCCTTCAAAACCAAttattgtcctcaagaattttaCAGTAGGCCTGTAGCTCTAGGGAATTGCTTCAGCAGCTCCAGTAGGTACTCCCAAGTGGTGTGGTCTGGTTGTAGCTATGACCATTGGACCAATACTTGGGTCAGGGGCACTACTCCTTAATAGATCACCCTCCTATCTAGGATAGCCCTGGGCTCCATTGTTTCTTCCAGTTCATCTTCCATGGCTAACAATTGCTAACTAGTGGGAGCACCCTGTTCAAAGGATTTTTTGAGTAGTGATACATGGAACACCATGTGTACATTTACCTCAGGAGGCAACTTCAACTTATAGGCCACCTTCCCCACTTTAGACTCAAATGGCATAGAGCCCAAAGTACTTAGGACTGAGTTTGGCCACAGGTGTGGTTGTGAAGGGTTGTTGTAAGAACCTCTCCCCCACCTCAAAGGCCCTGTCACTCCTTCTCTTGTTAGCCTTCTGCTTCATCACATTCTATGTTGTGGCCAACTCCTTCTTAAGGATGGATAGCATGTCTTGCCTCTATTGCAAATATTGCTCCACTGCTGCTAAGTTGGTAGTAGAGTTGGCTATAGCTAGTAGGATAGGAGGCTTGTGCCCAAATACTGCCTCAAAGAGGCTTCTCTTTATGGTACTGTGAAAACatgagttgtaccaccattgagctagtGGCAGCCACCTATTCCAGCTTTTTGGCTTGCTAAAACACATGCATCTCAAATAGGCCTCTAGACACTGATAACCCTCTCCGTTTGGCTTGGATTGAGAGTGATAGGCCGTTGACATGTGTAACCCCACCCCTAGCTTCTTGAACCACTCCTGGCAAAAATGGCTAGTGAATATTTTGTCCTTATCAGGTACAATCGACTTAGGGTGTCACGGGAACGAACGTCGGTATTCCTAATCCAATGAGAATGAAGAATGCAACGAGTTCACAGAAGAACGAAGAGAAAGAAGGGAGATAATTTAAAAGAGttcagggagagagagagatgtaggGAAGAACTCAGAAAATTCTCATATCCTTTTCCATGCCTCTCTAAGAGAGAGTTGAGAGGCAATATACTCAGTAGGGTAGGTGCTACCACAGGAGATTCCTTCCTGCCCAACGGTTGTAACAACATATTTTGTCCTATTCAGGCCCCTTTACACGTGGCCAGCTAAGTTCTAACAAACAACTAACAACCTCTCTAGAAACTACAACAATAGCTAGTAAATGCCACAGTAACAGCTACGaattacaacaaaaaattaaaatgttcgCTAATATGGAATAAATGTTGTGACATAGGGACCCCATGCAACTTAACCACCGAATCCAAAAAGATCTAGGCCACTTCCTGGGATGAAAAAGGATGTGTGAGGCTGAGGAAATGCCCAAATTTGGTCAGTCTATCCACCACCACTAATATCACATCTTTTCCTTCAAACTTAAGCAAATCCCTCTACAAAATCCATTGAAATCCCCTCCCATGCCTACTCTGGAACCTCCAGGGGTTGTAGAGATCGAGGTATGATACCTGTTCGTGTTTACACCTCTGACGCATCTCACAAGCTAACACAAATTCTATTA
This window of the Diospyros lotus cultivar Yz01 chromosome 5, ASM1463336v1, whole genome shotgun sequence genome carries:
- the LOC127801974 gene encoding probable sphingolipid transporter spinster homolog 2 isoform X4 — protein: MVGLLVASPIFASLAKSVNPFRLIGVGLSVWTLATAGCGIAFDFWSITICRMLVGVGEASFISLAAPFIDDNAPVTQKTAWLAIFYMCIPAGVALGYVYGGFVGGHFNWRFAFFGEAILMFPFAVLGFVMKPLQLKGFTPAESKKALTGIEGAVSEVKDDSTSKVDMLSIKVEVTDQSLKGPSKSRCRYVNLDQLSRFLKDMKVLLLEKVYVVNVLGYISYNFVIGAYSYWGPKAGYNIYSMRNADMVFGGITIVCGILGTIAGGLVLDKMNSTISNAFKLLSAATFLGAAFCFSAFCLKSLYAFLVLFSIGELLVFATQGPVNYICLHCVNPSMRPLSMAMSTVAIHIFGDVPSSPLVGVLQDNVNNWRVTALVLTTVLFLAAAIWFIGIFIHSVDRFNEDSEHPVTTTEKTNTMPLLEGKTAGETEHCGA